In Aliamphritea ceti, a single window of DNA contains:
- a CDS encoding DnaJ domain-containing protein — protein sequence MNPVTFFILSALFAVWFVWTRRQPQQQRRQTNIKLLIFILGILLFYLILTGKLHWLGAAVAVALPFVRRLWPFIPFIGRFLKQRSNRQGGNTSAVDTPILHMELDHDSGVMFGTVLEGPLKGHQLGDMSESEFIQLLNYCRQHDQQSARLLETYLDKRFGESWREDDKADNTAPLSEVEEAYQILGLEKGASETAIIEAHRRLMQKMHPDRGGSDYLAAKINQAKDILMKR from the coding sequence GTGAATCCAGTAACTTTTTTCATCCTTAGCGCGTTGTTTGCAGTCTGGTTTGTCTGGACCCGTCGTCAGCCGCAGCAGCAACGCCGCCAGACCAATATTAAGTTACTGATTTTTATTCTCGGTATTCTGCTGTTCTACCTCATACTTACCGGCAAACTTCACTGGCTGGGAGCTGCTGTTGCTGTTGCTCTGCCCTTTGTACGCAGACTGTGGCCCTTCATACCTTTTATTGGCCGTTTTCTGAAGCAAAGAAGCAACCGTCAGGGTGGCAACACCTCTGCAGTAGATACACCAATTCTGCACATGGAGCTGGATCACGACAGCGGTGTCATGTTCGGTACGGTGCTGGAAGGTCCGCTAAAAGGCCATCAACTGGGCGACATGTCTGAGAGTGAGTTTATACAACTGCTTAATTATTGCCGGCAACATGATCAGCAATCGGCACGCTTACTGGAAACTTATCTGGATAAACGCTTCGGTGAGAGCTGGCGGGAAGATGATAAAGCCGATAACACCGCTCCATTAAGTGAAGTAGAAGAGGCTTATCAGATATTGGGCCTGGAAAAAGGTGCCAGCGAAACAGCTATCATTGAAGCACATCGCCGGCTGATGCAAAAAATGCATCCTGACAGAGGTGGCAGTGACTATCTGGCAGCAAAAATTAATCAGGCTAAAGATATACTCATGAAGCGTTAA
- a CDS encoding sigma 54-interacting transcriptional regulator translates to MQMQHRILLLADTPQIIRRWHLCLSAQGYAVSHINDINQLASQERFDQLLIDLSESLPGVSLSQLPVQRTLLLDSANSQTQTAITENKSDQLTILAKSADDQEVLSIIRARLQSSVTAEPRLYNTEIGPVLSPNMQATLQQTQRIAAASSNLTIVGAAGSGKTSIAKTLHAASKHAEQPLTDLNCAQLSTSMISKTLFGDSELDIPPAITQTDATLLLRHIEQLDFRLQIQLSTSLSQTETTPRIIATTSADLDEIFTSGQLAADLYYQISDICLQVPSLQQRTEDIPLLAEHFLTQNNNRPTLSNSAKQLLLHEPWEGNVAQLKRCMDQLNIERGSDPSEGVIEAAEILAVLEESAPEIPSFNQARAEFERNYLVRILTFTQGKVSKAAKLAQRNRTDFYKLLAKHELNAADFKKSAKTAGQTSATVKTTVSALSKSA, encoded by the coding sequence ATGCAGATGCAACATCGTATCCTGTTACTTGCAGATACGCCGCAAATTATCCGCCGTTGGCACTTGTGCCTCAGCGCTCAGGGTTATGCTGTCAGCCATATTAACGATATAAACCAACTGGCCAGCCAGGAAAGATTCGATCAGTTACTCATCGATCTTTCAGAGTCGCTTCCAGGTGTATCACTCAGTCAATTACCCGTACAACGGACACTGCTGCTGGACTCTGCAAACAGCCAAACCCAGACGGCTATCACTGAAAACAAATCTGATCAGTTAACCATCCTGGCAAAATCTGCCGACGACCAGGAAGTCCTTAGTATCATTCGCGCGCGGCTACAATCGTCTGTTACCGCTGAACCCAGGCTTTACAACACAGAAATTGGCCCGGTGCTCAGTCCAAATATGCAGGCAACCCTTCAGCAAACTCAACGTATTGCCGCGGCCAGCAGTAATCTGACAATTGTTGGCGCTGCCGGTAGTGGTAAAACCAGTATTGCGAAAACATTACACGCTGCCAGCAAACATGCAGAGCAGCCTCTGACTGATCTGAACTGCGCTCAGTTATCCACCAGTATGATCAGTAAGACATTATTCGGTGATAGTGAACTAGACATACCGCCAGCAATTACTCAAACAGACGCGACCCTGTTACTCCGGCACATTGAACAACTGGACTTTCGGTTACAGATTCAGCTCAGCACCAGCCTCTCACAGACTGAAACGACCCCACGTATTATAGCGACCACCAGTGCTGACCTGGATGAAATATTCACAAGCGGCCAACTGGCAGCAGACCTGTATTACCAGATAAGTGACATTTGTTTGCAGGTACCAAGCCTGCAACAACGGACAGAAGATATCCCTCTGTTGGCAGAACACTTTCTGACACAAAATAATAACCGGCCAACATTAAGCAACAGCGCTAAACAACTGCTGTTGCATGAACCGTGGGAAGGTAATGTCGCACAGCTAAAACGCTGTATGGACCAGCTGAATATAGAAAGGGGTTCTGATCCTTCTGAAGGAGTTATCGAGGCAGCAGAAATTCTTGCTGTACTTGAAGAATCTGCACCTGAAATCCCTTCATTCAATCAGGCCCGGGCAGAGTTCGAACGTAACTATCTGGTCCGGATACTGACATTCACCCAAGGTAAAGTCAGTAAAGCTGCCAAACTGGCGCAACGGAACCGTACTGATTTTTATAAACTACTGGCGAAACACGAACTGAATGCAGCTGACTTCAAAAAATCTGCCAAAACAGCTGGCCAAACATCCGCCACAGTTAAAACAACAGTATCGGCGTTATCTAAAAGTGCTTAA
- the ybaK gene encoding Cys-tRNA(Pro) deacylase: MTPAITLAEKQAVSHQVHSYSHDPNCESYGDEAAQALNINPGQVYKTLMVALNGDNKQLAVAIVPVAAQLNLKAAAKAFKVKKIAMADPQAAQRSSGYLLGGISPLGQKKALPTLLDSSAENWPTVFVSAGKRGLEIELQATDLLLLSKGQFADLTG; encoded by the coding sequence ATGACACCCGCTATTACTCTGGCTGAAAAACAGGCTGTTTCGCATCAGGTTCACAGTTATAGTCACGATCCTAACTGCGAGTCTTATGGTGACGAAGCGGCTCAGGCGCTGAATATTAATCCGGGTCAGGTCTATAAAACCCTGATGGTGGCATTGAATGGCGATAATAAACAACTGGCTGTTGCAATAGTGCCGGTTGCTGCGCAATTGAATCTTAAGGCTGCGGCTAAGGCGTTTAAAGTCAAAAAAATAGCCATGGCTGACCCGCAAGCTGCACAGCGCAGTTCCGGGTATCTGCTGGGGGGGATTAGCCCTCTGGGGCAGAAGAAAGCATTGCCAACACTGCTGGATAGCAGCGCTGAAAACTGGCCGACGGTATTTGTCAGCGCAGGTAAACGAGGTCTTGAAATTGAGCTGCAAGCAACAGATTTACTGTTGCTGTCTAAAGGGCAGTTTGCTGATCTTACTGGCTAG
- a CDS encoding DUF3820 family protein, whose translation MDLTTKHIEKLATMKMPFGKYQGRVLMDLPEPYLVWFSGKGFPPGEIGMLLQLLYEVKLNGLEDILEPLRQR comes from the coding sequence ATGGATTTAACAACAAAACATATTGAAAAGCTTGCCACTATGAAGATGCCATTTGGCAAATATCAGGGGCGTGTGCTGATGGATTTACCGGAACCTTATCTGGTGTGGTTCTCCGGTAAGGGATTTCCCCCCGGAGAAATTGGTATGTTGCTGCAGCTGTTATACGAAGTAAAACTGAATGGTCTTGAGGATATTCTGGAACCATTACGGCAGCGTTAA
- a CDS encoding MOSC domain-containing protein: protein MTCTLNQLHVYPIKSTAGISLNRSHVSPRGLSFDRDFILRDLKGRFITARTHPKLVLVTASLTPGGMVLSAPEMPNIEVSYSAFSNNYLDVKVWGNEISAQHCQADADHWFSTYLQVECQLVYFGEQSQREVDGHAGQPVSFADGYPLLLISQGSLNDLNAKCPAPISFAHMRPNIVVSSTAPFAEDSWSQIRIGEVEFDVVEACSRCVFTTVNPKTGVRNEFKEPLKTLKQYRRDEKGEVFFGQNLIPRNQGVIHVGDTVEILGGKSPVSLLPAEA from the coding sequence ATGACCTGTACGCTCAACCAGTTACACGTATATCCAATTAAATCCACTGCAGGTATCAGCCTGAACCGCAGTCATGTTTCTCCCCGCGGCCTTAGCTTCGACCGTGACTTTATTCTCCGGGATTTAAAAGGCCGCTTTATTACCGCCCGCACGCATCCAAAACTGGTGCTGGTTACAGCGAGCCTGACACCCGGCGGCATGGTACTCAGTGCTCCGGAAATGCCAAACATTGAAGTCAGCTACTCTGCTTTCAGTAATAACTATTTAGATGTAAAAGTCTGGGGCAACGAGATCAGCGCACAGCATTGCCAGGCAGATGCCGACCACTGGTTCAGCACATATTTACAAGTTGAATGTCAGTTAGTGTACTTCGGCGAACAGTCACAACGGGAAGTTGATGGCCATGCCGGACAACCCGTCAGTTTTGCCGACGGTTACCCATTGCTGCTTATTTCACAGGGGTCATTAAACGACCTTAACGCTAAATGTCCTGCGCCTATCAGCTTTGCACACATGCGGCCTAATATCGTTGTTAGCAGTACAGCACCCTTTGCTGAAGACAGCTGGTCACAGATACGCATTGGTGAAGTTGAGTTTGATGTGGTTGAAGCCTGCAGCCGTTGCGTATTTACCACAGTTAATCCAAAAACAGGGGTACGCAACGAGTTCAAAGAACCGCTAAAGACCCTCAAACAATACCGTCGCGATGAAAAAGGTGAAGTGTTCTTTGGCCAGAACCTGATTCCACGTAATCAGGGTGTTATTCATGTCGGCGACACTGTCGAGATACTCGGTGGTAAATCACCGGTCAGCCTGCTACCTGCTGAAGCCTGA
- a CDS encoding tRNA(Met) cytidine acetyltransferase TmcA, protein MLTKAYFQQLSASARARQQRALLVLSGDLDWLNQQLTTLNPEDSCLWLGSELSPVNIPEGVECVSPKHASNCLGQERQRLIVDAYAGFNPNAFGQVSGVLVAGGLMLLLIPKLNEWPEFDDPELQHIAVEPYSSDDVGRRFIQRIAGLIATGDGLQLLQQGQPLPAIPSVENVILPEECEAPYRSLEQQQLVEHLAVQLTGKRPAVQVVTADRGRGKSASLGLLAAKMVGQGVNNIAVVAPAFSAVEALFSAAADNLPEVTEASGNIRSGNAQITFYQPDRMLELMPQADVLLVDEAAAIPVPVLARLLKAYSRCVFASTVHGYEGTGQGFAVRFKGLLNRCAAGWHDLRLNTPVRWAEGDSLEAFTFAALMLAAEPAELKSDPELLTQQVDVRLLDRDALLADEALLNDVFGLLVLAHYRTTPGDLRILLDSPNLQVWGAFSVVGNVLLGTMLVAAEGPLEEALAQAVYAGKRRPKGHLIPQTLLAQEAIQLAGQAKGLRIMRIAVRPALQRRKVAERMLQQLELYAGEMSFDWLGTGFGLTSELLSFWRHNGYQLARIGLTRDSVSATHGVIMLRGCSTTGSELLQQARSRLQRQYGSLLSSYLNNLDVALVTGVFADLSDNRLDEDVHLSPADRDELTAFALAHRQYDSCQFVLQHWVYRCALAGKLTALTRDQQLLVIGKILQARDWHDLPSESLQQVSPRNLLKQVREAIAVLLNY, encoded by the coding sequence ATGTTAACCAAGGCTTATTTTCAGCAGCTGTCGGCTAGCGCACGTGCACGACAGCAGCGGGCGTTACTGGTGCTCAGTGGAGACCTCGACTGGTTAAATCAGCAACTGACGACTCTTAACCCTGAAGACAGTTGTTTGTGGCTGGGCAGTGAACTCTCTCCTGTAAATATTCCAGAAGGTGTTGAATGCGTTAGCCCTAAACATGCAAGTAACTGTTTAGGACAGGAGCGGCAGCGGCTGATTGTCGATGCTTATGCTGGGTTTAACCCAAATGCTTTTGGCCAGGTTAGCGGTGTTTTGGTGGCTGGTGGGTTGATGTTATTGCTCATTCCTAAGCTTAATGAGTGGCCTGAATTTGATGATCCTGAACTACAGCATATCGCAGTAGAGCCCTATAGTAGCGACGACGTTGGTCGCCGGTTTATTCAACGTATTGCGGGCTTAATCGCTACTGGCGATGGCCTACAGCTGTTGCAGCAAGGGCAGCCTCTGCCTGCTATTCCTTCAGTCGAGAATGTTATCTTGCCTGAAGAGTGCGAAGCCCCTTACCGCAGCCTGGAACAGCAACAGCTGGTGGAACACCTGGCAGTTCAGTTAACCGGCAAAAGGCCTGCGGTGCAGGTTGTCACGGCCGACAGAGGTCGTGGTAAGTCAGCCAGTCTGGGTTTGTTAGCTGCAAAAATGGTTGGCCAGGGGGTGAACAATATTGCCGTTGTTGCGCCAGCGTTTTCAGCGGTAGAAGCTTTATTCAGTGCGGCTGCAGATAATCTACCGGAGGTAACAGAAGCCTCTGGGAATATTCGTTCTGGCAATGCTCAGATTACTTTTTATCAGCCGGACCGAATGCTGGAATTAATGCCGCAAGCGGATGTGTTACTGGTGGATGAGGCTGCGGCAATTCCGGTACCTGTTTTAGCGCGTTTACTGAAAGCGTATTCCCGATGTGTGTTTGCCTCAACTGTCCATGGTTATGAAGGTACCGGACAGGGGTTTGCAGTACGTTTTAAAGGGCTGCTTAACCGCTGTGCTGCTGGCTGGCATGACCTGCGTCTGAATACGCCTGTGCGCTGGGCTGAAGGTGATTCGCTGGAAGCATTTACTTTTGCTGCTTTGATGTTGGCCGCAGAGCCTGCAGAGCTGAAATCTGATCCTGAATTACTGACACAACAGGTTGATGTTCGGTTACTGGATCGCGATGCATTGTTAGCAGATGAAGCTTTATTAAATGATGTGTTTGGTCTTTTAGTACTGGCACATTACCGTACTACGCCTGGTGATCTGCGTATTTTGCTTGATAGCCCGAATCTGCAGGTATGGGGTGCATTCTCTGTTGTCGGAAATGTTCTGCTTGGAACTATGTTAGTCGCTGCAGAAGGTCCGCTGGAAGAGGCGTTAGCGCAAGCTGTGTATGCGGGTAAGCGCCGTCCTAAAGGTCATCTTATTCCACAGACTTTGCTCGCTCAGGAAGCGATTCAGCTTGCCGGACAAGCTAAAGGCTTGCGGATTATGCGGATTGCAGTTCGGCCAGCGCTGCAGCGAAGAAAAGTTGCAGAACGTATGCTGCAGCAGTTGGAATTGTATGCCGGAGAAATGTCATTTGACTGGTTAGGTACAGGGTTCGGCCTGACATCAGAGTTACTGAGTTTCTGGCGGCATAATGGCTATCAGTTGGCCCGTATTGGCTTAACCCGTGACAGTGTCAGTGCCACCCATGGTGTCATTATGCTCAGGGGGTGCAGCACAACCGGATCGGAACTTTTGCAACAGGCCCGTTCCCGTTTACAACGGCAATATGGCAGTTTACTCAGCAGTTATCTGAATAACCTGGATGTAGCTCTGGTAACCGGTGTGTTTGCTGATTTGTCTGATAATCGATTAGATGAAGATGTGCACTTAAGCCCTGCGGACCGGGATGAGCTAACCGCGTTTGCTCTGGCCCATCGCCAGTATGATAGTTGTCAGTTTGTATTGCAGCATTGGGTGTATCGGTGTGCTCTGGCAGGTAAGTTGACAGCGTTAACGCGGGATCAGCAGTTGCTGGTGATTGGTAAAATATTGCAGGCGAGAGACTGGCATGATTTGCCATCTGAATCGTTGCAACAGGTATCGCCACGTAACCTGTTAAAACAGGTTCGCGAGGCGATAGCGGTGTTGCTTAATTATTAG